The Anolis carolinensis isolate JA03-04 chromosome 1, rAnoCar3.1.pri, whole genome shotgun sequence genome window below encodes:
- the cend1 gene encoding cell cycle exit and neuronal differentiation protein 1, with amino-acid sequence MESKGSIRSGNKADAKAAGLGKPEKPSSGPTATTDKKETSSKEPSAPATNPVKKGVPAANESSMLNDHSNIKPSPVASEGAEAAARTPADSEHQANNTEESPGGGCSIFENMKPLIVFGGVAVAAIAVIVGVAILARKK; translated from the coding sequence ATGGAGTCCAAAGGGAGCATCCGAAGTGGAAACAAAGCTGATGCCAAGGCCGCTGGCCTAGGGAAGCCTGAGAAGCCCAGTTCTGGCCCCACTGCAACTACTGATAAGAAAGAAACCTCTTCAAAGGAGCCGTCAGCTCCCGCCACCAACCCAGTGAAAAAAGGGGTGCCAGCAGCAAACGAGTCCAGCATGCTCAATGACCATAGCAACATAAAACCCAGCCCCGTAGCCTCCGAGGGTGCAGAAGCTGCCGCTCGTACTCCCGCTGACTCTGAGCACCAAGCGAACAACACAGAAGAATCACCAGGTGGCGGCTGCAGCATCTTTGAGAATATGAAGCCTCTGATTGTCTTTGGAGGAGTGGCGGTGGCTGCCATAGCAGTGATTGTTGGAGTGGCCATCCTAGCccgaaaaaaatga